The Elaeis guineensis isolate ETL-2024a chromosome 12, EG11, whole genome shotgun sequence sequence GCAAGGCTGCTCGGTCCAAGTCTATGAGCAGCACTACTTGACTAGCGGAAAAACCAAGTCTAAGAATTATGCGTGAAGACTATGATGTGGAATAGTAATAATATAACTAGCATTAAAATAAGGGAAAGGAATTTAATCCGTCTAACATCACAAGCTGGATAATAAACGCTTGAGGATGCGCGAAGCCGCCCGCTTGTGGGCCTGGATTGGCCGGCCATCATAATGACCCCCTGTCCTCTTCTTGTTGTATTTTTGCAATCACGCTAGATTTTATCGAGCAACTGTAGTCTCCTAACATAATGTTACCTCCCATCTGAAATAATCTTGAAGGTCTTGATAACAAACAAACCAGTCAATAGTCTTTGTCGACGCCCCAAATTTCTCCGCAGACAAAGATGGTTCCTGTGGTGTTAAAAAACTTCGATGAACAGAAAGAACCTCCGATTCAAAGATCATAAGCCTGCCAATAAAAGCGTTCACAAGAAACCTTTGACCAAGCAAGCAGATTGGAGCAGCTGTGCAGCCTCCTTTAGAATATACAAGGCCTGCTTAGAATATGCGAGGCCTGCTTGGAAGATGTCCGACCTCAGAAAGATGTGGCTAGTTTAGTAATCTGACCTGTTCTGCGACAGCCCCTTGCAAGCAGCCACACTCTTGCCTCCCCATGAAACAAAATGCTTTTATTCATCAACAGATATTTCAGGAGGCCATCAGAGGGTactggaagaagaagaaacaaagggcAGCTCAAAGAAGAAGGGGAGAAGAAGATGGAGATGCTGTCCCTTTGTGCCGGGGAGGCCTCCCATCCTTGTGCCCATGGCTGTCTTGCAGCACCTTTGCGAAGCCTGATGGAGCCTAGCAAACCCAAGCAGCGGCCGACCACCACAACCAGGATCTCCAGATCCAATTTTGCCAAGTCCACCACTTCATTTCTGTTCCCAAACACCCACTTCACCAACCATGAGTCACTCCCTTCCCTGCATGATGCCTTCTCCAGCTTCTCCGCAGCATATCCACAGTACACCGAGACCCAACAAGCAGACCACATCAGAGACAGAGAATACCATCACCTCATGAATCATGTCTGCCTCGATTACACCGGGTTCAACCTCTTCTCCCGTGCACAAATGcgctcctctgtggcatcctcgtCTTCGGGCTCTCCGCCCTCGGCCCTCCTGCAGCCCCCTTTCTTCCACATCTCTTACAAGTCGGCCAGCCTCAAGTCTCATGTGCTGTATGGGAACCAAGAGACGGTCCTAGAATCTGCAATCAGAAGAAGGATTATGGATGTCCTCAACGTATCGGATGAAGAATACTCTATGGTCTGTACTGCCAACAGGACTACTGCTTTCAGGCTTTTGGCAGAATCTTACCCCTTTCACTCCAACAAGAGGCTGCTCACTGTGTATGACTATGAGAGTGAGGCAGTCAGTGCAATGGCAGAAAGCGCCCAGAAGAAAGGAGCCAAACTCATATCTGCTAGCTTTACCTGGCCAAGCCTGAGGATTCACTCAGCCAGATTGAGAAAGAAGGTgagcaagagaaagaagaaaaggcgAGGCCTGTTCGTGTTCCCACTCCAATCCAGGATGACCGGGGCCAGATACCCTTACCTATGGATGGCCATGGCGCAGGAAAATGGGTGGCATGTGGTGCTTGATGCATGCGCATTAGGGCCCAAGGACATGGACACCCTGGGACTCTCCTTGATCAAGCCAGACTTCATCATCTGCTCTTTCTTCAAAGTATTTGGTGAAAACCCATCTGGTTTTGCTGGCCTTTTCATCAAAAAGTCCAGCAGCGCAGTCTTGGAGACCTCGGCGATTGCTAAGAGTATTGGGGTTGTGAGCATTGTCCCAGCAAGAGGCCTGTCTCAACTGCCAGATGATTACTCTGGTACTGACTTGGAGGCCCAATCTTCTAAGTTCCAATTAGAAGAGGATGATGCAGAAACCACCAGTTCATTCTCTGGTCCAATACCTACCCGCATCTGCAATGGTTCTTCTCATGCAGATAACGGGTTGGCTGAAAACCCTTCGAGTGTTAAACAGACTCAGATCAAGAGATTTGAGCAGGGTGAGACTTCCCAAATACGCGGACAAATGGTtagcaaagaagaagaagaaaatgcagAACAATCGGCAGAGATTGTACAGTTAGAAGATGGTAACTCTGTTCAAGTAGAGAGGACTACAACAAACAGAGAAGCAGATAAGAGCATGGAGATTGAATGCAGAGGATTAGACCATGCAGACTCCTTGGGTCTGATACTCATCAGTAGCAGACTGAGATACATCACTAACTGGTTAGTTATTGCACTGATAAAGCTCCGGCATCCTCACTCGGAGAATGGTCCTGCTTTGGTTAGGATCTATGGGCCAAGAATAAAATTTGACAGGGGACCTGCAATAGCATTCAATGTGTTTGATTGGAAAGGAGAAAAAGTGGAGCCTGCACTTGTCCAGAAGCTAGCTGATAGAAGCAACATTTCTCTTAGTTGTGGGTTCATACACAACATCTGGTTCTCGGATAAATACGAAGCGGAGAAGGATGCAGTCTTGGAAAGAAAGGTCAGTGAAATAACAGTAGCCAGTAAAAGGAAAGAGAGCATTGATCTAGGAATAAATGTTGTAAATGCTTCACTTGGTTACCTAACTAATTTTGAAGATGCTTACAAACTTTGGGCTTTTATTGCCAAGTTCCTGGATGCAGATTTTGTTGAGAAGGAGAGGTGGAGATACATGGCTCTCAACCAGAAAGTGATTGAGGTTTAAATGAGACCTCAAGTTATCCATGTTTGACTGTGATTTCTGCTGGATATTTTCAAATAGAACATTCAAAATTCTTTCAGCATTGAACCATTCATGTGTAGACTATGTAAGGGTTGATGTTTTATTCGACATAATGTCAGCTATTCATTTATTCTTTGTCCGAGAAGGGCAGTTATTATATCAATGGCCATTATTACAACTGAATTACATGCACCACAAGATTTTCTATTTTGTGCAGAGTCATATAACATGGAAGAGGACTGGTTAAAGCGCACAAAATTTTGTCGGTTATAGGAGATTCTGTGCCCTAGAAAAATTTTGTTGATGTTGTCTTTCTTGCACTAGCACCCACCAAGAGCCCCATATCAAGTTCAAAATATGGATTTCTGTTTAGATAAAGCAGATTAGTGCAATTAAAAGCACAAAAGGTTGCATCAGAAAGAAAACTACTCTGGGCACTAAAGTTTCACAATGATTTTCATGAGGTATATCACACGTGAGCACTAGAAGCCTTCAATTCCTTTGGTtcttgtaaaaaaattttaattttcaaacaaTACTTGTGGAATTGAAACACCCACCACTGTACTTCATCAATAGAAATAATGAACAAAATTTGCTGTTTGTGTTCAAGAAGGCATATTCTCCCCTGAAATTTGCAACCAGGGGATCAAAACTACGTCGTCCAACAGTTCAACTCTTTGAACATCATATGACATTTTGATGCTCATATTTTAATATCACAAGAAAGTTTGAAGCATGTTTTGGTCCTCTAAGCCAATGCCAGGCATGGCCCAAAGCAAACTAACAAAGGCCAATTGCCTACCTACAGCACACAAGTCTGATTTGTTCATGCTTCACACCTGATCAACTCAGTCACACAGGCCACAGCTGCAACAAAGTGCATCCACACAAGCTCTACGAACGCCTGGTTAACTCTTACCAGTCAGCATGAGCAGAACCACATGGCCGGTATCAGCTGGCAAAATGCCTCAACAGCCTCTCTAACTTGCTAGAAAGCTAGCACTACAGACACCCACATCTGTGCACACCAATGTGTAAGTCTTATCAGAGTCTGAAATTGCATGCCGGCCAGTATATACTCGGCCATGTGCCCACTGATCACTCAGCAAAGTTCCCTAGCGAATTCATCATCATGCTGCTaagcttatattttttttttgcacaatTATAATCCATGCATGATCACAAGAATGTGCAACAGTCCACACCCTGCATGTCTAGCAGAACAAGCAGTGAAACCCCTCACATCCTACCGTATGCTCCATATTTTACAGTGAGAGCATGTGAACCTGTTTGTCAAGCTCACTTGTGTGTTTCTATGCCTTGTTCACTCGTGCCCCCACACTACGCATGCCCACTTATGCCTTCATGCATCCATGTCCATGCTTGTGCTTGCAGCCAGCCTACTCCCACACCTGTACCAATGCCCCAACCTGTGCTCACAGACATTACCCTTCTTTATGCCTATGCTTGGAGCAAATTAGACTACAGCAATTATGATGTTTGATTCAATTTACTCGAAAAGAAATTGTTTGATTCAAAGAAGCAGGCCCATCTCTAACCTCACTGCAGCGAATTTTCACCCCCAGACTATGATTTATACCCAAATCAGTAACATCCTTGGCCTTGACAAAGGGAAACTAGCATTCATTTGTTCAAGCAGATTTAGGACAACTGTGATCCTATAATTAAAACCTAGCAGTTGCTACTGTAGACCAACCTAAGGGTAGCCATGCTCAACCAGCATGGTGCCCACCCATCCTAGTTCCTAAAATCCAGTGTACTTGTTAGTGTTTGCTTAAAACAATCCGGGAGCAACCTAGACAACATAACAAAATCAGATCCCCAAACAGTTCCTTTGTATCAACAATGGTGCAAACAAATCCATTTCAATAATTCAGAGCCCAAGTACTTCCTGCTAAAAGAAAAAGGGCATCCCACTACATGAGACTTCTGCCACTGCtaggtcttgggagggtcaaatGAATGCAGCTTTTCCCCCATGTGTGGAGAGGCTGTTACTGTGTTCCAAACCTGAGACGCCAGCTTACAGTAGAGCAACCTAACCATTGCACCTAGGCTTGCCCTCCACTTTCTGCTACAAAAGACCTCAAAAAAAAACCTCTTGTGAGTCTATACAAGTAAAATGTACCCAACCTAACTCAGATCAAGAAATTAAATTCCGAAAGGAATGCTGATGCTATCTATCGTAATGGttattgatgcgtagtcgttgatagcaccaaaaataactctactcactacgtaggtaggatgagtcgagatcgtatcctcagggactttggactaagttgagattgcaaaataaaagaaagaagcgttgttttgatttaaaaaataaattatcttaaaattgatgtaataagaaaataaaaagctcgggagttttgaattaattttgtactagtagagttgtatctcttttttttttaattaaattgatgcgattaatcttagaaaaaatacctatctttcctcggcacgccccgtacccatagatcacggtgcgtctccggaaagtactaggtaaacaactcttctttcctcgacacgctccgtatccgtagatcacggtgcgtctccggaaagtaaaaattgttcctaatattaatctaataggaaagcataaataaaagcatatgaaagagagtaaataaagaactcatgacaatttaaataaaaagcataatctttattgcatataaagaaatacaagaaagtttagaacaataaacccgctctgtgtcgttacaaagtttcttctccactcccgagactgctagcctagctgctcatgaagtagtccctttcttttcctctatgcaaggctctagaagaatttctgagaTGATCATCTAATagaagtacaagagcctttttataggtgttaggagggaggagttttacatgattttccgatatgggactaaagaaaaaTAGCGTCCGAATGCCGCACCCATGTCCGCGCCCGCCTGCACGTCGTCCGCATTCCGCCCGCGCTACGCGTCGCCTGCGCGCTGCTACCGCGATCCGTGCGCCACTGTGCCGCTCGCGCCCGCGCTCGCCCGCACTGTGCCGCTCGCACCCACGCCCGCAACGCCGCGTTCACAAGGAAAGCACCCGTGAAACAAATTACAAAAGTTTcccaattacaaaaagaaacttttgtttctttaaaatgacgccTATATCCTTTTgcattccttgcatagtatcttcattttctataataccgtatgcatctttcttttattttaatttcgttttaagtccaattttcttcaaacttgagtcttttttatctgcgaatcggactctttgtatcggcgatcacctttcctgtaaaacataaaaagaaacaacaaattcttaataaataaaataaattaaatataattttctgctttaaaacACTTAAATTaaatgtttat is a genomic window containing:
- the LOC105034272 gene encoding uncharacterized protein, whose protein sequence is MLLFINRYFRRPSEGTGRRRNKGQLKEEGEKKMEMLSLCAGEASHPCAHGCLAAPLRSLMEPSKPKQRPTTTTRISRSNFAKSTTSFLFPNTHFTNHESLPSLHDAFSSFSAAYPQYTETQQADHIRDREYHHLMNHVCLDYTGFNLFSRAQMRSSVASSSSGSPPSALLQPPFFHISYKSASLKSHVLYGNQETVLESAIRRRIMDVLNVSDEEYSMVCTANRTTAFRLLAESYPFHSNKRLLTVYDYESEAVSAMAESAQKKGAKLISASFTWPSLRIHSARLRKKVSKRKKKRRGLFVFPLQSRMTGARYPYLWMAMAQENGWHVVLDACALGPKDMDTLGLSLIKPDFIICSFFKVFGENPSGFAGLFIKKSSSAVLETSAIAKSIGVVSIVPARGLSQLPDDYSGTDLEAQSSKFQLEEDDAETTSSFSGPIPTRICNGSSHADNGLAENPSSVKQTQIKRFEQGETSQIRGQMVSKEEEENAEQSAEIVQLEDGNSVQVERTTTNREADKSMEIECRGLDHADSLGLILISSRLRYITNWLVIALIKLRHPHSENGPALVRIYGPRIKFDRGPAIAFNVFDWKGEKVEPALVQKLADRSNISLSCGFIHNIWFSDKYEAEKDAVLERKVSEITVASKRKESIDLGINVVNASLGYLTNFEDAYKLWAFIAKFLDADFVEKERWRYMALNQKVIEV